The genomic region CATCGCCGATGCGGCGGCGCAGGCGGGCGGGCGGTGCCGTTCGTATCGCGATCCGCAGCTCGGGCTGGTTATCGACAACGGCAATCACCTCGTGCTGGCCGGTAACAGGTCGGTTGAGCGGTTCCGCGCGACGATTGGCGCAACGACGCCGCTTACCGGGCCGGATCACGCCGATTTCGCCTTCGTCGATCTCGCCGATGGTGCGCGCTGGACGATCCGCATCAACGACGGCCGCTTGCCGTGGTGGGTCTTGGCGGAGGGCAGGCGCGTCCCCGGCTCAAGCTTGAGGGATTATCTGCCGCTGGCGAAGCTGCTGGGTGGCGGACCATCCGATAGCGTCGGAGAGCGGATCGATGCGGCGGGTCCGGTATGGGACAGGCTGCTTGAGCCGGTGCTGCTCGCGGTGCTCAACACGCCGCCGGAGAAGGGTTCCGCGCGGCTGACCGCCGGAGTGCTGCGCGAATCGCTGCTGCGTGGCGGCAAGGCGAGCTTGCCGCGCATCGCCGAGCCGACGCTCGCCGCCGCCTTCATCGATCCGGCGCTGGCGTGGCTCGCCGCGCGCGACGCGCCGGTGGCGCTCGGCAAGCGCCTCCGCGCGATCGCGACCGAGGGCGATCGGGTGACCGCGCTCGACTGGGGGAGCGGGGCGGAACCGGTGGCGGCGGATGAGGCGGTGATCCTCGCGGTCCCGCCGTGGGTGGCGAGCGCGCTGCTCCCCGAAATCTCAGCGCCGGATGCCTTTCATGCCATAGTCAATGCGCATTTCGCCGTCCGGCCACCATCGACCGCGCCGCAGATGCTCGGCGTGATCGGCGGCGCGGCGCAATGGCTGTTCGCCTTTTCCGACCGCATCTCCGTCACCGTCAGCCACGCTGACGCGCTGGTCGATCAAGACCGGGAGGAACTCGCGCGGCTGTTCTGGGACGATATCCGGCGCGCTTATGGCTTCGACGCGCCGCTCCCGCCGTGGCAGATCGTCAAGGAGAAGCGCGCGACCTTCTCCGCGACGCCCGGGCAGGATGCGAAGCGCCCGCCGACCGCGACGCGCTGGCGCAACCTGTTCCTCGCCG from Sphingomonas sp. CL5.1 harbors:
- the hpnE gene encoding hydroxysqualene dehydroxylase HpnE, whose protein sequence is MSFARATIVGAGLAGLSAAVRLVAAGVAVRIADAAAQAGGRCRSYRDPQLGLVIDNGNHLVLAGNRSVERFRATIGATTPLTGPDHADFAFVDLADGARWTIRINDGRLPWWVLAEGRRVPGSSLRDYLPLAKLLGGGPSDSVGERIDAAGPVWDRLLEPVLLAVLNTPPEKGSARLTAGVLRESLLRGGKASLPRIAEPTLAAAFIDPALAWLAARDAPVALGKRLRAIATEGDRVTALDWGSGAEPVAADEAVILAVPPWVASALLPEISAPDAFHAIVNAHFAVRPPSTAPQMLGVIGGAAQWLFAFSDRISVTVSHADALVDQDREELARLFWDDIRRAYGFDAPLPPWQIVKEKRATFSATPGQDAKRPPTATRWRNLFLAGDWTRTGLPATIEGALRSGETAAALAIGGRTR